The following is a genomic window from Bactrocera neohumeralis isolate Rockhampton unplaced genomic scaffold, APGP_CSIRO_Bneo_wtdbg2-racon-allhic-juicebox.fasta_v2 ctg2351, whole genome shotgun sequence.
AGAAGAGGAAGACACCGCCCCCTCCTTCGCCCGGCATGAACACAGCGTCCCTGCGGATCGCCAATCAAGCGGGAAGGCGACGCGAGGAGCTAGCGCTGCGGAAGAACAGCCAACAGCGGCAaaggaggaagaggaagagggATTGCAAGGCGATTACTTGACTTTTTTGCCAAAGAACTTAGCAGCGACAGCGAGCAATCCCAACGCGGATGCGAGCGACTTGCAGGCGGTTGTCTCGCTTGGCACCCCGAAGGCCCCCCGTCATTGTCGCAACCGCAGCAGAAGCAGCAAGCGCAGGGGAAGCAAGGCGAAGGATGGCGGCGCAAAACCGAATGCAGACGGCAATCGTCGCAGGACCTGGCAGCGGAGCAGGCAGACACGCTCGTCGTGCCGCTCTGGAGCGTGGAGCGCGTGCGGCGGTTCGGCGGGTACTACCCCGCGAACCGCCTCGTAGCGCTGCATCAGGAGGTGTGCGACTTGGTGGACTTCCTGCGTCCCACTCAGGCAGAGGTCTCCCTTCGCCGCTACGTGGAGTTGCGCGTGCAGCGGCTGACGAAGAAGCTCTGGCCAAAAGAGCCGACTCATTGTCTACGGGAGCCTGTACACCCACCTGCTGCTCCCCCTCTCCGACATTGACATGACGCTGGTGAACATGCCATCAAACGTGACGGCCGACGAGGCGTTGACGGCGTTGGCCGCGGAGATTAGCCGGGCAGGCTGTGCGCCGCGCCGACGCCGCAGCTCATCCTTAAAACCAAAGTGCCGCTCATCAAGTTCCAGCACAAGGGGCTCGCTGGTGGACGTGGACATCAGCGTGAACGCGCCAGACGGCAAGAACAACTCGGACATCGTGGTGAACTTGTTGAACTTCTACCCGGAGGCCCGTCCGCTGATTGTGCTAGTAAAGTACTTTTTGCAGCAGCGCGACATGCACGAGCCGTACCACGGCGGTCTGGGCTCCTACGCGACGACGCTGCTCATGATCAACTTTTTGCAGTCTCACCCGATTTACACCGTGAAGCCGCAGGAGCGCCCCTTCACGGGTCTTGTGTAAGCTGCTCGTGGACTTCTTTCGTTACTGCGGTCAATACTGGAGCTACAACCAGTGCGGCATCTCCTTAACCGCCGGCGGACACTACTTCCGTCGGCGGGACCACGAAGGCTCCTGTAGCCCGAGCTCGCCCACCTCGCCCCGCTCCCCGCTCGGGCCCCCACAGGCGATCATCGAGGACCcgatcaacagcaacaacaacgcggcCTCCTCCTGCGCAATTATCACATGATCTCTTCTGTCTTTGCGAACGCCTATCAGGCGCTGACGGCGCCCTTTCCCACCGCCTTTGAGTTCAACGACAGCCGCTATCAGGCGAACCCGTCAGGCAGTGCCACCGCCAAATCGGTGGCGGACTTCTCTCCCGATTCGCAGAGAATTGCGCTGCGCCCCACGCTGCTTTCTCGCATCCTGCACGTAGACGCGGACACCGTCTATCGGCGCCAGAGCATCGCGACGACGTATGCCGCGTTGACAGAGGCAGACCCGGccgcggtggcggtggcggagCAGTACAAGCGTGAGGAGGACGCGCCGATGCTGACGGGGCAGCACACCCTGCGGCTCGTGTCGGTCACCAACGTCGCGCCGAGCTCTCCATCACCAAAGAGGAAGCCGATGGCCTCGCCTCGCTCACCAGCGCCGCCGGTTCCTCGCGAGCAACGAAGGGGAACAAGCGTGGCCGGGATGTgcacagcagcagcggcagtagtttctcctcctcctcctcccaCGCGGACGACTCTGGCAGAGACGACGACAGCGGCAGCAACGCGAGCTCCGTCCGGGTTGACGTGAGCAGACCCACCGGCGAAAGCAGATGTCGAGGCACCGATAGAATTAAAGGTGGAGCCGGCCGTGAAGAGAGGGAGGAAGCGCGCACGCTTGTTTCTTCATCTGCCTCTGTCAAGGTCGCGCAAGGCATCCGTCGTctcgttttttaatttattggctctttttttttttttgtattgactTCTCATTGCCCTTGTGGTGGACACAGCGCTGTGTGGgcgttcacacacacacacacacacacacacacaaggaAAAAGCAACACACGCGCGCCAGATGGGTGTGCACCTTTCTTTAATTTACGGTTTAACGGTAattcaaaaacaacaagaacaacacaaAACACATGCATGCTTGCTTGAACCTGTCGACAGCTGCTTCACGGAAgacggtgttttttttttttttgtcacactcgtcatttttgtttgttgctttttttgtggGGATGCCTTTTGTTTTCAGGGAAAAGCCATGCCAGCAGTaggaacagcaaaaaaaaaaaaaaaatgagacctGAAAGAGTGTCTTGACATGCGAGGCAGCCAGGAAAAGCAGCGTGTGCACGCGCCTCCTCTTTTCTCTTTCGCCTCAcacgcaaaacaaaaaacaacaacaacaaatgttgaaTCTCCCTCTTTCTTCCTCTTTCTCCTTTTGATGCTTTGTCAAGCTTcctcccgtttttttttttttcttcttcggTGTTCTTCACCTCAACCGACACTtgtctctctctttctctcgctatacacacacacacacactcacacacacacacatatccgCACACaggcaaacaaaaaaagagaTACAAAAGTAACAAAGAACAAAATACCCTTTGTTAATAAACGCCCTAGACTTCGATGAGCGACGACGTTAGTTCGGCGGTGCCCGAGCTGACGGAGGACCAGCGGCAAGAGATCAAGGAAGCGTTTGACCTCTTCGACACGGATGGCAGCGGCACCATCGACGCCAAGGAGCTGAAGGTGGCCATGCGCGCGCTTGGCTTCGAACCGCGAAAGGATGAACTGCGGCAGCTGCTCTCTACCGTCCCCGCAGGCGCGACGGGCACAAAcgcgagcaacaacaacaacagaaagcCTGGCATCGCGGCGGGGGAGGGGGCCACAACGTCCGGCGGCGGCGGCGCGTGGGATGGTGTCGGCACCACCGTCATCACCTACCCACAGTTTGTGCAGTTGATGAGCAAGAAGATGTCGGGGCGCGACTCCAAAAGAGGAGATGCTCAAGGCGTTTCGCCTCTTTGACGATGATGAAACGGGAAAGATCTCGTTTAAGAATCTCAAGCGCGTCGCGATGGAGTTGGGCGAGAACATGACGGATGCCGAGCTGCAGGAGATGATTGACGAGGCGGACAGGGACGGCGATGGTGAGGTCTGCGAGGAAGAGTTTCTTCAGTTGATGAAGAAGACTTCGCTGTATTGAgtgagaaaatgaaaaaaaaaacaatttgtcaTACTTTGCTGTGttgcctctttttttttttctgttgccTTCACTCTACGTATTTGGGTCTTTGATGTAATCTACGGAGAGAGAGCTTTCGCTGCATcggctctttttttttttttttctcttcccaCTTTTCCCCTCCCTCTCCCTCGGAAGCAACcacaaataagaaaacaaaagctACCTCTTCCTCCCTTTGTGTAAGGACGTGCAGTGGGTTTCATGAGGACACAGAGAAAACGCATCCGGAAAGaggaaaacaaaatgaaaaataactgCAGCCGAAAGCTGTTGGGAGGCTGTATTTCTTTTCCTCCCCTACACATGCTTTGGTCGCTCTCTCCTTCCCtctgctatatatatatatttttttttttgcgctcaCTCACTTACtcactctctctttttttttccttcctttctttttttttttttgtcgatttttcGTTGTCACCCTTCAAGGCTTCTTATCGTACAATCAGCTCATCGCCTGTGCGACGGCATTCACactgagagagagagagagaggcgcgcgcacacacacagttGCCTATCTTGCAGCGGGTGTCTTCACGGGAGAAAGAACGAAGAAGAGGGAGAGCGCATTTTGCGCGCTCGCAGTACTCCTTTCCCAAAGCAAGAGAGaaacacaaaaagaaaataacaaagaaGGCAACACGGCGgaaacaacgacaacaacaacaaagcaattgAAAGAAAGAGCCGAGCAACCCCCCTTAAGGAAGGAGAATCATGTCCAGAGGGACGCTGCCCTCTTCCTTTTCCTCCTCTTTCCTTAACTTGAACCTTTCAGGCGTCTTCACATCTCCGCCACAGGAGTCAGAGGCACGACAAGGTTTGGAGCGCGAGCGGGAGAGGCTTCGCGCTTTGCTCgtcagcggcagcagcaaccaCCACCCAGAGGAGTCCTCTTTCCCTTCACGATATCTTGATCCCTCTAGCCATAGAAATGACCCCCTAGCGACTCCTTCGTTGGGGAGCGCTGTCGACACTACCGGCGATAGAGGCGACAACGACGTCTCTCGTCCACCACTGCCAAACACGGCGTCTGCCTTTCCCGCACAACGCAGCGGCGGGAGCGGCGTATGGGGGTCTGTCCTGCGTGCTTCCTCCTTTTCTTCTGCCACCACCTCGTTGAGCCGCAGCCGCAGTGGAAGTGCGGCGACGGACCGACCGCCTTCGACAACGGACTTGCGAGGTAGCGCGTCTTCGTCGCCCTCCCCACCAGGAACGCAAGTTGGAACAGAAAAGTTGCAGCGGCCACCGGCGCCGCGTTCGGCGACGACGAAGCCCGAATCCACGAGCGAAAAGAAGAAGGAGGTCAAGGACGACAAGGTTGCAGAAGAACCAAACGAGGAGGCGACAGCGCCGTCATTGCGCTTGACAGAGAAACGGCGCGGAAGCGCCAGCAGCGGTAAGGGTGGCAGGGCCCACTTTGTGCCTTCCTTCCGCAGACCCACTACGGCGTCCCTCACCCGCAGCATTCTAGTGGAGGAGGAGCAGTCGCGGCGACGCGAGCGGCGGGAGCGACGCCTTGCAGCGAAAAAGCAATCGTCCGACGTGGAGGTTCCATTACCGCCGCCACGCAGCCCCGAAAGCCGAGACACAGGTGGCAATAATAtaagcagcagcggcggcggcagcgaGGGTGGGAGGGCGGAAGAGCGGAAGCGTTTCTTTCCTGAGTGGCAATGGACATCGAGCACCTCGCAGCGAACATCATCTCCGCACTCCTGCGACGCGTCTTACACGGCTTCACCTCCTGCTCCTCTTTCCGCACTGCAGCGGCGTTTGACACCGGCACGTCAGTTTGTAAAGCCACCTCCCTCTCCACCTCTACCTCCACAGCAGCCGTCGCCACTGTCACCCACCCGTACCACTATCGAGGCGTGCTGGCACGAGTTGCAGAACGTGGAGGACGCCTTGGCGTATCTTGAAAAGCGACAGCAAAAGGTGGGAGGGCATCCACCCCCGTTACACAGGAGTTGTTGCTCTTGCGCAAAGAACTACTTGGGCGCTTGACAGCGCGCTCCTAAAAAGACGACGAAAGGAAAGAAGAGGAGGAAGAAGGAGAAAGAGCTGGTGGGCGGAAGATCACAGGCAGCCAAGTGCTGCGCCTTTGTCTCACCGTCCAGTGCGCGTTTCTTCCGCTCTTAGCTCGTTCCTCATTCCTCCGGCACCCCCGGCGGCAGTGGCGGCGGTAGCGCCGGCGTCGTTCAGCAGGGCTCAGGGTCCGTGGACCGCGTTCACGTCTTCACCGAAACGCCTCTTCATCCTCTCAGCCGCAGTTGCACAAGGATTCACAAGTTTCCGTCTCTTCTTCCTTACCACCACCTCCTCCTCCACaacgacgacaacaacaacagcccgCCGTCCCGCCGTCTCAGCAGCCGCCACCGCAGCGGCGGTGGTCAACGCCAGCACACGCACGATCGCCGCTTCGAGTGCGGTTGAACCGTGCACAGCTGAAGAGGCAGGAGGCGAACCTGCGAAACATGGAGAAACACGACACAGCAGGGACGCGGCTTTGGGAACGCAGTCTTGACGCCGAGCGGCTTGCTGCCCTGTATACAGCACAAAGCGAACGAAGGCCGAAAGCGAGAGATCTGGAAGAAGAAGAGGAGGTCGTCGACGCATGGTCATCACCGCCACCACGTTTCCAAAAGCGTCCAAGTCAGCGTCATGCCACGACTGTCGCCGATTCGTCTCTCTTCTTCCCGCCTGAGCAGTTCTTTTCCTTTTTGCACGCGCCAGTTTCGCAGTCCGCACGCGGCAGCGCACCGTTGCCCCACCACATGAGGAGAAATCAAAGCACTGAGGGCCGGGGAGAAGCGCGCGCTGCAACGGATGGCTTCCAACAGGCCACGGCAGCGTCGCTAAGGCCGATCCCACGCGCTACTTTTCTTCCTCCCCTCAACGAAGCGCGCGGAGATGGGATGCCGCATCGCGATACAGTGTGCGCAGCGAGAACACACCCACCCGCTGGATGCGTCCTGCATCGCAGGAAAGGTCCCATCGGACACCAGGTTCTGCGTTTCACGGCGTCCAGCGGCGGGATCAGGATGCGCTTTCGCCCATTCCACATAGACGAAGCTCCTTCTTCCTCGAGCGCACCGGAGTTGACGATGACAGCTACGAGGAAGAGACGCAGGGCGGCGGAGAAACGGGATGgcaggcagcagcagcaacagtagAGAGCAAAGACTTCAGCGAAGGTGAAGGGTATTCCCCGCGTTCCTGGAAAGCAGGGCGCGCGGGCAGAAAGCCTACAACCCAATCGGTGGCCGCCTTTTcctcgccgccgccgccgccgccgctccCATCTTCCCACCGGACCTCTGACAGGCGCAACGACGCAGCCTACGA
Proteins encoded in this region:
- the LOC126766739 gene encoding LOW QUALITY PROTEIN: uncharacterized protein LOC126766739 (The sequence of the model RefSeq protein was modified relative to this genomic sequence to represent the inferred CDS: deleted 1 base in 1 codon), encoding MSDDVSSAVPELTEDQRQEIKEAFDLFDTDGSGTIDAKELKVAMRALGFEPRKDELRQLLSTVDGVGTTVITYPQFVQLMSKKMSGRDSKEEMLKAFRLFDDDETGKISFKNLKRVAMELGENMTDAELQEMIDEADRDGDGEVCEEEFLQLMKKTSLY